In Debaryomyces hansenii CBS767 chromosome B complete sequence, one genomic interval encodes:
- a CDS encoding DEHA2B10824p (weakly similar to uniprot|Q06214 Saccharomyces cerevisiae YPR169W JIP5 Nucleolar protein), with product MAKKKKSNATNAARLLESSISPIVEIKYPEPLFTIAAHPTKPILLSGLATGHIYCSTYDADILEEAQSTKREKLSLLEKEAFKTGKIAHINRSVSQSKQKWWTVIEDNADIPDGSNIVNNWKTKRHKGSCRSAIFDPLENSLGENIYSVGTDHIIKKANTETGKVLSKATISEHYSDKNDAITKLVHSTSHPFLLSGTENGDVLVYDSNNMASNQLKFNVSKAHDDSINHILPMPAVSAYHYLTLGSTTLSHIDIRKGIITQSDDQEDELLSMCFASDHVNDNKNDTVLVSHGEGIVTIWKNSKNRLMDQLSRIKVNKEASIDAIIPTMNCDDGEMVDSVWCGDSEGLLHRINYKKGKVVETRVHSSAAGKHGPADEVGILDIDYDYRLISAGMDSLKIWSNQEETLNSDSDDSDSDDSDSDIGSNDSEDSDSDDDDVAINNKIEDEVNDFSPDSDSETGNDDSDENLEDVADSDSNEDQIENVTDEEHQLSDTELPTKSLQIIRKKRFNVPEISNKTNINKKVVDINKLTKEQSTKKADEEPEETEEPDKKKQKLKAKQMSTKQIRNMQKHEHGIRRFDDL from the coding sequence ATGgctaagaagaagaaatcgaaCGCTACCAATGCAGCTAGATTATTAGAATCGTCTATTTCACCTATAGTGGAGATTAAGTATCCGGAACCATTATTTACAATTGCTGCTCATCCAACCAAAccaattttattatcagGCTTGGCTACTGGACATATATATTGTAGCACGTACGATGCTGATATATTAGAAGAAGCTCAAAGTACTAAACGTGAAAAGCTTTCATTATTGGAGAAAGAAGCATTTAAGACAGGTAAAATAGCTCATATAAACAGATCTGTGTCCCAACTGAAACAGAAGTGGTGGACAGTCATAGAAGATAATGCCGACATTCCAGATGGTTCaaatattgttaataacTGGAAAACTAAAAGACATAAAGGGTCTTGTCGGTCAGCTATTTTTGATCCTCTTGAAAATTCCTTGGGTGAAAATATCTATTCAGTAGGTACGGAtcatataatcaaaaagGCGAATACTGAAACAGGGAAGGTATTGTCTAAGGCTACCATATCAGAACATTATTCTGACAAGAACGATGCGATAACCAAGCTTGTACATTCTACGTCGCATCCTTTCTTATTGTCAGGGACTGAAAATGGTGATGTCTTGGTTTACGACAGTAACAATATGGcttcaaatcaattgaaattcaaCGTATCAAAAGCGCATGATGATTCTATAAATCATATTTTACCCATGCCTGCAGTTTCAgcttatcattatttaacGCTTGGTTCCACTACTTTATCACATATTGATATTCGTAAAGGTATTATAACCCAATCAGATGATCAAGAGGATGAATTACTCTCAATGTGCTTTGCTTCTGATCatgttaatgataataagaatGACACTGTTTTAGTGTCACATGGAGAAGGTATCGTTACTATTTGGAAGAACTCAAAGAACAGACTCATGGATCAATTATCTCGTATTAAAGTCAACAAGGAAGCTTCAATTGATGCCATTATTCCTACCATGAACTGTGATGATGGAGAAATGGTGGACTCTGTATGGTGTGGGGACAGTGAAGGTTTGTTACATAGAATTAACTATAAGAAGGGAAAAGTTGTTGAAACAAGGGTACATTCATCTGCTGCAGGAAAACATGGCCCAGCCGATGAAGTAGGTATATTGGatattgattatgattATAGACTCATTAGTGCAGGTATGGATAGTTTAAAGATATGGTCCAACCAAGAAGAAACCTTGAATAGCGATAGTGATGATAGTGATAGTGATGATAGTGACAGTGATATCGGCAGTAATGATAGTGAAGATAGTGATAGCGACGACGATGACGTCGCtattaacaataaaattgaagatgaggTAAATGATTTTTCTCCCGATTCTGATAGTGAAACTGGAAACGATGACCTGGACGAAAACTTAGAAGATGTAGCAGATTCTGATTCAAATGAAGACCAAATTGAAAACGTCACTGATGAAGAACACCAATTGTCTGATACTGAACTACCAACCAAGTCTTTACAAATAATTCGTAAGAAGAGATTTAATGTTCCAGAGATATCTAACAAGactaatataaataaaaaggtcgttgatattaataaattaactAAAGAACAATCGACCAAAAAAGCCGATGAAGAACCTGAAGAAACTGAAGAACCTGATAAAAAGAAGCAAAAATTAAAAGCCAAGCAGATGTCAACTAAACAAATCAGAAATATGCAAAAGCATGAACATGGTATACGTAgatttgatgatttatag
- a CDS encoding DEHA2B10846p (similar to uniprot|Q12451 Saccharomyces cerevisiae YDL019C OSH2 Member of an oxysterol-binding protein family with seven members in S. cerevisiae) codes for MSQLNASLLRLKLLDALRSGNNDRVGTIIHQLSSTASTTHTTDIALLKQTILHYAVQVAPMSTLEYLVKNSNEFDLDINSQDRDGNTPLHLAALFSRMEVVKYLLSLPDINDTVVNLKKKQPVELCKDMNIIQLMQFERAKFVETAACQLRQYFSNRDFENLEALLVHNSRASELLDINGADPDTGNTVLHEFIKKDDIQMCDWILRHGGDPFKRDKRGKLPIDLINGKNDPLKKLIKSASKDENIMDPVINTNNAIKSGGAPTYKGYLRKWTNFASGYKLRYFVLDQHGILSYYANQDDTNNSCRGSLNLGFATLHLDSSEKLKFEIIGKNDIRWHLKANHPIETNRWVWTLQNAITIAKDNLKKRHPERKQSLEEHQEKKLRHKLHIPGRKKHKRTGSQVSINSASSFEDENPTSRASTFSAISGDTIGDAEAKPTAGSVSPNLTQIKENKIPARFSEDRPNFDAPDYDLDDIDGAYESESDSLDQRGDLASNEFDNSQLNDQISSTRRLLYIEMSSLLDVFRNSSNAVDTDGLDISSVGTNTLTLIQELFVKYDSLINSRDKGVSRKLERQFEINRLWENSIRQLENEIAQREEKLLEFEDKKKQLRKYFSSGAGVRTPGSSTPNVSEQGVKSDLGPSGIIGLHNQSVSAEAPKGTENKSIPEGNDYFENHDEIDNGRVVQDILHDDSDDEFFDAGEFDESNEEPESATVDNDDATSTKEVNGEPQTDSSAAIMGGASGTAAAATGDGIAGGYRDDESTYSTATKVADSQAEKSEDNVANEKDDLNPVDAEVYTKCQEYKLNKINDEGSFLGYENPPRDRLGLSEDNRPQIGLWGILKSMIGKDMTKMTLPVSFNECTSLLQRLAEDIEYSTLLDKAAQIDDSTLRMVYVATFAASEYASTINRIAKPFNPLLGETFEYCRPDHKYRLIVEQVSHHPPISACSAESVNWDYYGENAVVSAFKGRSFDVKHLGKMFCVIRPNNGVQSKDGKTVDEELYSWKKVNTSVVGIMIGNPTVDNFGKMEVTNHTTGDKIIVDMKQRGWRAASAYQLSGHVVDKAGKTHWAMGGHWNSKIFAKKVIGNPEEEKKRRNSLVDSESVANTKTSNDPESGNKFLVWQAAPRPKVPFNLTSFAITLNGIDNNLKRYLPPTDTRLRPDQRAMEDGEYDLASDEKVRVEEKQRAARKRRESTKKPYEPNWFVKSKHPVTGDDYWEFQDEYWKLRRDGKLDNCGDIF; via the coding sequence ATGTCCCAGTTAAACGCATCATTGCTAAGGCTTAAGTTATTGGATGCGTTGAGAAGTGGAAATAACGATAGAGTTGGCACTATAATCCATCAATTATCGTCCACAGCATCCACAACACATACCACGGATATTGCTCTCTTGAAGCAGACAATTTTGCACTATGCGGTGCAGGTGGCGCCAATGTCTACATTGGAGTACttggtgaaaaattccaaCGAATTTGACCTTGACATTAACTCGCAGGATAGAGATGGTAACACGCCGTTGCATCTTGCTGCTTTATTCTCGAGAATGGAAGTTGTTAAATACCTCTTGTCATTACCGGATATCAACGACACAGTtgtgaatttgaagaagaaacagcCTGTGGAATTATGTAAGGATATGAATATTATCCAATTGATGCAGTTTGAGAGAGCCAAGTTTGTTGAAACCGCTGCCTGTCAACTCCGTCAATATTTTAGTAACAGagactttgaaaatttagaaGCTTTATTGGTGCATAATTCGAGGGCCtctgaattattagatatCAACGGAGCAGATCCGGACACTGGAAACACTGTTTTGCATGAGTTCATTAAGAAGGACGACATTCAAATGTGTGACTGGATTTTAAGACATGGTGGTGACCCTTTCAAGAGAGACAAGAGAGGAAAGTTACCTATTGACTTGATTAATGGAAAAAATGATCCATTAAAGAAGTTAATTAAGTCGGCATCAAAAGACGAAAACATAATGGATCCAGTCATAAATACCAATAATGCCATTAAATCTGGAGGTGCTCCAACATACAAAGGCTACCTCAGAAAATGGACTAATTTTGCCTCTGGTTACAAGTTAAGGTACTTTGTTCTAGATCAACACGGGATTTTGTCCTATTATGCTAACCAGGATGATACTAATAATTCGTGTAGGGGTTCTTTGAATTTAGGTTTTGCTACTTTACATTTGGATTCTTCcgaaaagttgaaatttgaaataatcgGTAAGAATGATATTAGGTGGCACTTGAAAGCAAACCATCCGATAGAAACTAATAGATGGGTGTGGACATTGCAAAATGCAATCACAATTGCTAAagataatttgaagaaaagacATCCCGAAAGGAAACAGTCCCTTGAAGAACATCAAGAGAAAAAACTTCGTCATAAATTACATATTCCTGGGCGTAAGAAGCATAAAAGAACTGGTAGTCAGGTCTCGATCAATTCAGCAAGTAGTTTTGAAGACGAAAACCCAACATCAAGGGCAAGCACCTTTTCGGCTATTTCAGGAGATACCATCGGTGACGCAGAAGCTAAACCTACTGCTGGCAGCGTATCTCCAAACTTGACtcaaataaaagaaaacaaaattcCAGCTAGGTTTAGTGAAGACCGCCCAAATTTTGATGCTCCAGATTATGATTTGGATGATATAGACGGTGCATACGAAAGTGAGAGTGATTCTTTAGACCAAAGAGGTGATCTAGCATCCAATGAGTTTGATAATTCTCAGTTAAATGATcagatttcttcaacaagacgcttattatatattgagATGTCAAGTCTTTTAGATGTGTTCAGGAATTCACTGAATGCAGTTGATACTGATGGATTAGATATTTCCTCAGTTGGTACAAATACCTTGACTcttattcaagaattatttgttaaatATGATTCATTGATTAATTCAAGAGATAAAGGAGTATCCCGTAAGTTAGAGAGACAATTCGAAATTAATAGACTTTGGGAGAATTCCATTCGTCAATTAGAGAACGAAATTGCACAACGTgaagagaaattattagaatttgaggacaagaagaagcaaTTGAGGAAATACTTTTCAAGTGGAGCCGGTGTAAGAACCCCAGGTAGTTCAACTCCTAACGTTTCCGAGCAAGGCGTTAAATCGGATTTGGGACCTAGTGGTATTATAGGTTTACACAACCAGTCGGTTTCAGCAGAGGCGCCAAAGGGTACCGAGAATAAATCCATTCCAGAAGGAAATGactattttgaaaatcatgatgaaatagataACGGCAGGGTTgttcaagatattttacATGAcgattctgatgatgaatttttcGACGCCggtgaatttgatgaaagtAATGAAGAACCTGAATCTGCCACTGtcgataatgatgatgcaACTTCCACTAAGGAAGTGAATGGTGAACCTCAAACTGATTCGTCGGCAGCTATAATGGGCGGTGCTTCTGGCACTGCGGCAGCCGCAACTGGAGACGGTATTGCAGGTGGATACCGTGATGATGAATCGACGTATTCAACAGCTACAAAGGTTGCCGACTCACAAGCCGAAAAGTCAGAAGATAATGTTgctaatgaaaaagatgatttaaatCCTGTTGATGCAGAAGTCTATACTAAATGTCAGGAGTACAAGctcaataaaattaatgatgaaggTTCTTTCTTAGGTTATGAGAACCCTCCAAGAGATAGATTAGGCTTAAGTGAAGACAACAGACCCCAGATAGGTTTATGGGGTATcttgaaatcaatgatCGGTAAGGATATGACTAAAATGACGTTACCAGTTTCATTTAACGAGTGTACATCTTTATTGCAAAGATTAGCTGAAGACATTGAATACTCGACCTTATTGGATAAAGCGGCACAAATAGATGACTCAACTTTACGTATGGTTTATGTTGCAACATTTGCAGCATCAGAATATGCATCTACTATTAATAGGATTGCAAAGCCTTTCAACCCATTATTGGGAGAGACTTTCGAGTATTGTCGTCCAGACCATAAATACAGATTGATTGTCGAGCAAGTTAGTCACCACCCACCAATCAGTGCATGTAGTGCCGAATCCGTTAATTGGGATTACTACGGTGAAAATGCAGTTGTCTCTGCGTTCAAGGGTAGATCATTTGATGTCAAGCATCTTGGCAAAATGTTTTGTGTTATTAGACCTAATAACGGTGTTCAAAGTAAAGACGGTAAAACTGTCGATGAAGAGTTGTATAGCTGGAAGAAAGTCAATACATCAGTGGTTGGTATTATGATTGGTAATCCTACTGTAGATAATTTTGGTAAGATGGAAGTCACAAACCACACTACTGGTGATAAGATTATTGTCGATATGAAGCAAAGAGGTTGGAGAGCTGCGTCTGCTTATCAATTATCAGGACACGTTGTTGATAAGGCTGGTAAGACACATTGGGCTATGGGTGGACATTGGAATTCTAAGATTTTTGCTAAGAAGGTTATCGGTAATCctgaagaagagaaaaagaGACGCAATTCGTTAGTCGACTCCGAATCTGTGGCCAATACGAAGACATCAAATGATCCAGAAAGTGGTAACAAGTTTTTGGTCTGGCAAGCAGCACCAAGACCTAAAGTTCCATTTAATTTAACTTCCTTTGCTATAACGTTAAATGGTAtcgataataatttaaaacGTTATTTACCACCAACTGATACCAGACTTAGACCTGATCAAAGAGCTATGGAAGATGGTGAATACGATTTGGCTTCAGATGAAAAGGTTAGAGTCGAGGAAAAACAAAGAGCCGCAAGAAAGAGGAGAGAATCAACCAAGAAACCTTACGAACCTAATTGGTTTGTTAAGAGCAAGCATCCTGTTACTGGGGATGATTATTGGGAATTTCAAGACGAATACTGGAAACTTAGGAGAGATGGAAAGTTGGATAATTGTGGTGATATATTTTAA
- a CDS encoding DEHA2B10868p (some similarities with uniprot|P09012 Homo sapiens SNRPA U1 small nuclear ribonucleoprotein A), which translates to MSREISKKRTIDGEVKTPDAVSYTLYVNNLNDKIQSATLKHNLYVYFSTYGDIIDIVMKAQGKMRGQAHIIFANVMHATNAMKSLQGKPFFEKDLHIEYSLKKSKIISNLENDQED; encoded by the coding sequence ATGTCGAGGGAGATTTCTAAGAAACGGACAATTGATGGGGAAGTTAAGACACCAGATGCTGTATCGTATACGTTGTATGTGAACAACCTCAATGATAAAATCCAGCTGGCGACGTTGAAACATAATCTCTACGTATATTTTTCTACTTACGGAGATATCATAGACATAGTTATGAAGGCGCAAGGGAAAATGAGAGGACAGGCTCATATAATTTTTGCCAATGTTATGCATGCTACTAATGCGATGAAATCATTGCAAGGGAAgccattttttgaaaaagatcTACACATTGAGTACTCTTTGAAAAAGTCGAAAATAATAtctaatttggaaaatgatCAAGAGGACTAA
- a CDS encoding DEHA2B10890p (similar to uniprot|P40012 Saccharomyces cerevisiae YER014W HEM14 Protoporphyrinogen oxidase), whose translation MNLNKIPHNGRVAVIGGGISGLSFSYFLNKLRPDIKINIFESQNQPGGWIKSEYLQLKNEKQKVLLEKGPRTLRGVSDGSLLIIDVLRNLNQSSKIEVMAHDSIANRKYLLSRENILVQVPNSIKSFGKFLSSGIVNGILKGMLLEPFAKGRISPNEDESVESFITRRFGSSKLSDNILSGVLHGIYAGDISKLSVRSVLPSLVSLETENGSIIKGMIKKIRETPPTKELSASLASYQDKISSNSNLLELASTLKKYPMVRLKDGLQTLPTSMAKYLESQPNVEIFYNSEIQEINAKTPHIVVNNQVQKYDHIRSTINTNTLSKLITNDEIKAVLPLEYVSIFLVNIYCRKPILIPSDKNGFGFLVPKVNQNHESLLGIMYDSDIERHVKPLYSNEKISTDNYNKITLMMGGHYYNKIGIPSNNLNVKAIKNVLSSILNTSLKDHNLIFRNEAQMTDKSLSLEENDIMISYNLHRDCIPQYNVGYEKQKQKLYEIMNQQCNGKFSLGGMGFAAGMGVPDCVMNGLVDSLEIA comes from the coding sequence ATGAACTTAAACAAGATACCTCATAATGGTAGGGTGGCTGTAATAGGTGGTGGAATATCTGGATTGTCGTTTAGttattttttgaataaattaaggCCTGATATAAAgatcaatatatttgaatctCAAAACCAACCTGGGGGATGGATCAAATCGGAGTACttgcaattgaaaaatgaaaagcAAAAGGTTTTGTTGGAGAAGGGACCTAGAACATTGAGAGGAGTTAGCGATGggtcattattaattatagaTGTTCTACGGAACTTGAATCAATCAAGTAAAATAGAAGTAATGGCTCATGATTCGATTGCAAACAGAAAATACCTATTATCCAGAGAAAACATCTTAGTTCAAGTCCCGAATTCGATCAAGTCTTTTGGTAAGTTTCTAAGCAGCGGTATTGTTAATGGTATCTTGAAAGGAATGCTTCTAGAGCCATTTGCCAAGGGTAGAATATCACCAAATGAGGACGAGAGTGTCGAAAGTTTTATTACTAGGAGGTTCGGAAGTAGTAAGTTATCCGACAATATTCTCAGCGGTGTTTTGCATGGTATTTATGCTGGAGATATTTCTAAGCTTAGTGTCCGCTCGGTTTTACCTAGTTTAGTTAGTCTTGAAACTGAAAATGGATCAATAATTAAAGGTATGATTAAGAAAATAAGAGAAACTCCTCCAACAAAAGAGCTATCCGCTTCATTAGCAAGTTATCAGGACAAGATATCAAGCAATAgtaatttattagaattagcCTCAACTTTAAAAAAGTATCCTATGGTTAGATTGAAAGATGGCTTACAGACGCTTCCAACAAGCATGGCAAAGTATTTAGAACTGCAGCCGAACGTGGAAATTTTTTACAATTCtgaaattcaagaaattaatgCTAAGACACCCCACATCGTTGTAAATAATCAGGTACAAAAGTACGACCACATCAGATCAACTATCAACACCAATACATTGAGCAAATTAATTACgaatgatgaaattaaggCGGTTTTACCATTAGAATATGTATCTATATTTTTAGTGAATATTTACTGCCGCAAGCCTATATTGATACCTTCCGACAAGAATGGATTTGGCTTCCTTGTCCCAAAAGTTAATCAAAATCACGAAAGCTTACTAGGAATAATGTATGATTCAGACATAGAACGTCATGTTAAACCATTATATCTGAATGAGAAAATCTCGACTGacaattataataaaataaccTTAATGATGGGAGGTCACTACTACAACAAGATAGGGATTCCCTCAAACAACCTTAACGTTAAAGCAATCAAAAATGTATTGTCATCAATCTTAAATACTAGCCTAAAGGACCACAACTTAATATTCAGAAACGAGGCTCAAATGACCGATAAGTCACTTTCTctcgaagaaaatgatattatgATTTCGTATAATTTACACCGAGACTGTATCCCCCAGTACAATGTTGGTTACGAGaaacaaaaacaaaaattgtaTGAAATTATGAACCAGCAGTGTAACGGTAAATTCTCGCTAGGTGGAATGGGCTTCGCCGCAGGTATGGGAGTACCCGATTGCGTAATGAATGGATTAGTTGATTCCTTAGAAATCGCCTAG